A segment of the Commensalibacter oyaizuii genome:
TACATCGGAAGCACCAGGAATATTATCAGGTTTAAAAGATCCACCAGAAAATTCGTTAAATAGCGCAACAAAGGGTTTGCCGATAATATTGGTTAATACATTTAACCGCCCACGATGCGCCATTCCAACGACAACTGAACGCACATTGTACTTTACGGCCTGCCTGATCAATGCATGTAATGCTGGAATAGTGGCCTCTGCCCCATCCAATCCAAACCGCTTTACCCCAACATAACGCTTTTGACAGAAACTCTCTAATCCAACTGCTTCAGTCAGTTGTTGCAAAATTCTTTTTTTATCTTCATTAGTCAACGGAGAGGCTTTTAATGTTTCTATTTTTTGCATCAACCATTGACGTTGTTCTGTTTCTTGCAAATACATGTATTCCCAAGCAATAGAACGGCAATAAATTTGTTGTAAGGTCTTAATAACTTCACGCAATGTATGCGTATCCCCAGATAAAAAATTCTGGGTGGCTTTACCAAAAAAGATCTGACGATCCAGATCTTTTTCATCAAAACCATATGTTTTTGGATCCAATTCACTATGAGAATGGCGGGGTTGCAATCCTAATGGATCAATTTTAGCCTGTGTATGCCCCAAAGAACGATAGGCCTGTACAAGCTGCATGGCTCTTAAACTGTCATAAGCTGCATTGTAAAGCTGATCTTTTGAAACTGCCTCGTTTTTTGAAGCACTTGATTTTTTTTCCTCTAAATCAGTCCTTATATCCGTTGGCAGGCGTGGTGCCCACGATGCCCCACGTGCATCTTTTAACACCACCGCCTGACTATCGTTCATCGCAGCAAAAATCTCTGAAAATGAAGGATCGACACTATTGGGATCCTCTACCCATTGGGCATATAAATCTGCAAGATATGCGATATTAGATCCACTAAATGCACTGGCAATTTGATCAGCAATCGCCATAACTTTTCCCCTCAAATAATTTAAGAACTTCAGTATCTGTCACAGTTCAGAATACTTACTTATATACCAATACCCCTAAAAACAAACTTCACAATTTTTTTAACAAAAACTGCTTCACTTCCATCGCAAAGACAGTATCGTTAAGAGTTCCCCCAACTTTGACTTTGCATTTCATTTAGGCGAGAAATCGTACGTTCGAAAAAGGCCCTACGATCCTCTTTTCGGTAAATATGTTCGCAATCTGCCGCTGCAGAAACGTATAACTTAGTATGTTGTTCATATAATACATCAATCAACATCGTAAAACGTTCAATAGCGTTCACATTTTCAGGATTAAACATGGGAATATTGTCAATAATAAGGACTTTGAAACGTTGTGCCAGTGCCAAATAGTCCCCAACACCCAAAACAACATCACAAAGTTGTTCAAACGAAAATCGTGCAACATCGCCTGCTGCTTTTGTAACAACAAACGAACGTCCCATTACTGTCAATGTTTCTTCTTTGATAGGTTTGCCATGGGATTCACGCAAAAAAATATGGTCCAACTTTGCTGTATTTTCATCATTGCAAGGAATCAACCATCGTTGTTCGTCCCCCGCCCTGCCCAAACGATAATCCTGTGCTGCATTTAGCTCAACTTCGACCAGATTTTGTTGTAGAACCTTAATAAAAGGTTTAAAGGCGTCCGCCCCAGGTCGATTTTGAAAAAGTTGCGAAAGTTTCACATTTGATGTCGCAACAACGACAACCCCCAAAGTAAATAAGTTTTCGAACAAACGGCCTAATAAAACCGCATCAGCAATATCGTTAACTTGAAATTCATCAAAACATAATAGCCACGCTTTTTGAGCCAATTCTTTGGCTAAATCTGGAATAGGATCACCCCCTTTAGGAGATTGTTGTTTTAACACATGAAATTTCTTATATGTTTCCTGCATAAATACATGAAAATGGGTGCGTAATTTATGCTGTACCGACGTTTGTTCGTAAAACAAATCCATCAACATGGATTTTCCCCGTCCTACTGAACCAACAAGATAAATGCCTTTGGGGCTGGGGACAGGTTTTTGCCATAAACTTTTTAGAGATCCAAATAAGCCAGAATTACTGGTATGCACAGCAGGTTGATATATATTAAGCTCTTTACATAATTGATCAAATAATAATACAACCCGTTCTTGTGCCTCGTCATGTTTTAACACTCCGTCACGTACTCTTTGTTGGTAAACAGCACTTGGCCAGTTCATGAAATAACTCTTCCTATTTGTTCAAAATAAACCATTCCCCTCCTTTTAAAAGGATCACAAAAAATTCCTAGTGTTTTTGACGGATATTTTACGCATCTCTTGTAATTGTGATCAATTTTACAGAATTTCGTCATCCCACATTTACATACGCGAAGAAAACAGTAGAATATTTACCTAGATATTAACTATTTTACTTTATTTAAATAAAGATTACTTCAAGGATTAAGAACTATGGGTTATCGCGTAGCCGTTATGGGTGCCACTGGGGCCGTCGGCAGAGAAATTTTGAAAATTCTTGCTGAGCGGGATTTTCCAATTGATGATATTGCAGCTTTGGCCTCTCCCCGCTCTGCGGGGAAAGAAATTTCTTTTGGTGATAAAAAAGTTCTTAAGATTCAAAACCTTGAAACGTTCGATTTCAACGGATGGGATATCGTTTTATCTTCTGCTGGTGCTGCTGTCTCTGCAACTTATGCGCCCAAAGCAGCAGAAGCAGGCTGTTTTGTGGTTGATAATACCTCTTACTTCCGCATGGAGCCTGACGTACCGTTGGTTGTACCAGAGGTAAACCCTACAGATTTAACCAAAGCGAAACGCCGAATTATTGCGAATCCGAATTGCTCTACCATTCAAATGGTTGTGGCTTTGAAACCATTACATGAGCTTTTTAAAATTAAAAGAGTCGTAGTTGCCACCTATCAAGCAACCGGTGGGGCAGGCAAAAAAGGGATGGACGAGCTGTATAACCAGACGAAATCTTCGCTGATTGGTGAAAGCATTACCCGCGGAAACTTTACCAAACAAATTGCTTTTAACTGTATTCCTCATATTGATAAATTCATGGAAGACGGTTTCACCAAAGAAGAATGGAAAATGACGGTCGAAACCAAGAAAATTCTAGACCCTGATATCCAAGTTGTTGCAACCTGTGTACGCGTTCCGGTCTTTATTGGACATGGTGAAGCCATTACCATTGAATGTGAGCGTCCTGTTGACTTAGAAAAAGCAAGGAATGCACTGCGTAATGCAGAAGGTGTTATTTTATATGATGAACGCCAAGATGAAGGATATGTCACTCAAATTGAAGCTGCAGGAGAAGATGCATCTTACGTTTCCAGACTGCGCATTGACCCCACCGTTCCAAATGGATTGGCACTATGGTGCGTTTCTGATAACCTCCGCAAAGGGGCAGCTCTGAACACAGTACAAATTGCTGAATCTTTAATTGAACAAAATATTATCGCTGGCAAATAAATCTATATTGCACACCTAAACAAAAAAGCGAGTTAACCTTGCTTTTTTGTTTTCCAAATTAGACTTTTGGCTATCTGCAACGCCCCATTGTTAGATTGGTTCATTACAAAACAAGCTGCCCCTTCCACTTAACCAATAAAAACTTTGATTATATAGTTTCTATGGAACTTAAAATGTTCTCTACGTAGTCTTGTAATGCCCTACGAGATAATAAATCCCCTAAAAAATTTAATATGTATATCTTATCATTAAGTAAACTTGTTACGTAAAAACATAATAATTGCCATTTAGGATCAAGACAGTATCAGCAATTTTGCCGTCTATACAAACCGAGACATTCTGAAAATCATAATAAATTGACTAGACCAATCTAATTAGCGGGTATAGGTTAATTTAAGACAAATTCATCGGCACAAGGCCGAAAAATGATACATTAGGAAATGATTATGTCGGATATACGAGACACTTTTTATGTCGGTCATAAAAGTGATGGCACTCTAAAAAAACGCCCCATGTCACCCCATTTACAAGTTTATAAGCCCGTTCCTTCAATGGCTTTATCCATTTTAAACCGCATTACAGGAGCGGCCCTTTCTGGGGGTAGCACATTAATGGTTGCGTGGTTGGCCTCAGCAGCAAAAGGGCCAAAACCTTTTAAAACTGTACAAAAAGTAACGGGCAGTTTTATGGGACAAATTATTTTATTTGGGTTTTCAGTGTCATTTTTTCTGCATTTAATCAGAGGGATACGTCATCTGATTTGGGATGCAACAGGTCAACGATTGGACAAAGAAACCATCAACAAAGATAGTAAAACCGATATTGTAACGATTTCAGCGCTGACCTTGGGACTATGGACAATTATAATTGGTAAACGATTAAGAAAGAAAAGAAAATAAAAATTCTATCAAATACAAACGGCTATTTCCGTTTTGTAATTCTTTTCATCCCTACATCTTTCTAATTATTCAGGACAAATTACAGTGACAAAATTCTCAGATTCTGAACATCCTACTATTTTACGCTCTCACCTT
Coding sequences within it:
- the zapE gene encoding cell division protein ZapE — its product is MNWPSAVYQQRVRDGVLKHDEAQERVVLLFDQLCKELNIYQPAVHTSNSGLFGSLKSLWQKPVPSPKGIYLVGSVGRGKSMLMDLFYEQTSVQHKLRTHFHVFMQETYKKFHVLKQQSPKGGDPIPDLAKELAQKAWLLCFDEFQVNDIADAVLLGRLFENLFTLGVVVVATSNVKLSQLFQNRPGADAFKPFIKVLQQNLVEVELNAAQDYRLGRAGDEQRWLIPCNDENTAKLDHIFLRESHGKPIKEETLTVMGRSFVVTKAAGDVARFSFEQLCDVVLGVGDYLALAQRFKVLIIDNIPMFNPENVNAIERFTMLIDVLYEQHTKLYVSAAADCEHIYRKEDRRAFFERTISRLNEMQSQSWGNS
- a CDS encoding aspartate-semialdehyde dehydrogenase, which produces MGYRVAVMGATGAVGREILKILAERDFPIDDIAALASPRSAGKEISFGDKKVLKIQNLETFDFNGWDIVLSSAGAAVSATYAPKAAEAGCFVVDNTSYFRMEPDVPLVVPEVNPTDLTKAKRRIIANPNCSTIQMVVALKPLHELFKIKRVVVATYQATGGAGKKGMDELYNQTKSSLIGESITRGNFTKQIAFNCIPHIDKFMEDGFTKEEWKMTVETKKILDPDIQVVATCVRVPVFIGHGEAITIECERPVDLEKARNALRNAEGVILYDERQDEGYVTQIEAAGEDASYVSRLRIDPTVPNGLALWCVSDNLRKGAALNTVQIAESLIEQNIIAGK
- the sdhC gene encoding succinate dehydrogenase, cytochrome b556 subunit, producing the protein MSDIRDTFYVGHKSDGTLKKRPMSPHLQVYKPVPSMALSILNRITGAALSGGSTLMVAWLASAAKGPKPFKTVQKVTGSFMGQIILFGFSVSFFLHLIRGIRHLIWDATGQRLDKETINKDSKTDIVTISALTLGLWTIIIGKRLRKKRK